From Rhipicephalus sanguineus isolate Rsan-2018 unplaced genomic scaffold, BIME_Rsan_1.4 Seq2165, whole genome shotgun sequence, a single genomic window includes:
- the LOC125756588 gene encoding uncharacterized protein LOC125756588, with product MAPVRRKEFCPSYFAELVGPTRARYEAKVSMCDGVDPYTLCAGTDTTTDVEVLPVTTHADIVNYLVLSTNHVSLTEMKAYKSLEAHNYFTSGRVSGVTAMRLPSKRVIVLSEVAHSQRLREAPLKPWVLVDSDGSICTAHCTCMAGAGEACSHIGATLFAMETAVRIRESRTCTQKANVWLPAHRSGTEYKRLKEIDFASSKRKKTRMDSIPKIPLEEQQPAVTQASALPPPTEEELKSFYASIDDGGAPPAIFMVLPEYSDRFVAPKTNKPPNLRQLLCNEAKSENLPELLERAKNVLPELAITEEMVHHVEAVTRQQFSRA from the exons ATGGCGCCTGTCAGGCGGAAGGAATTCTGCCCGTCATATTTTGCCGAGCTGGTGGGTCCGACGCGTGCACGTTACGAAGCGAAGGTCAGCATGTGCGATGGAGTTGACCCCTACACGTTGTGCGCCGGTACTGACACGACGACGGACGTGGAGGTACTACCGGTTACGACGCATGCCGACATAGTGAACTATTTGGTGCTGTCGACGAACCACGTATCGCTTACCGAAATGAAAGCTTACAAGTCACTTGAGGCTCACAACTACTTCACCAGTGGCCGTGTGAGCGGCGTGACAGCAATGCGGCTACCCTCCAAGCGCGTCATCGTGTTGAGCGAG GTCGCCCACTCCCAGCGGCTGCGAGAAGCTCCACTCAAGCCTTGGGTGTTGGTCGACAGTGATGGGAGCATATGTACAGCGCATTGTACCTGCATGGCAGGTGCAGGTGAAGCATGTTCCCACATCGGCGCAACACTTTTCGCAATGGAGACAGCTGTGCGCATCAGGGAGTCGAGGACATGCACACAAAAGGCAAATGTTTGGCTCCCCGCACATCGCTCAGGCACAGAGTACAAGCGACTCAAAGAAATAGACTTTGCGTcttcaaagagaaagaaaactcgCATGGATTCCATTCCCAAGATACCACTTGAGGAGCAGCAGCCAGCTGTTACGCAAGCATCAGCTTTGCCTCCTCCAACAGAGGAAGAACTTAAGTCATTTTATGCAAGCATCGATGACGGAGGTGCCCCACCAGCAATATTCATGGTCCTGCCAGAATACAGCGACAGATTTGTAGCCCCCAAAACCAACAAGCCTCCCAACCTACGACAGCTGTTGTGTAATGAAGCTAAGTCAGAGAACTTGCCAGAACTCCTCGAACGTGCCAAAAATGTACTTCCTGAACTGGCCATCACTGAAGAAATGGTGCATCATGTGGAAGCGGTGACGAGGCAGCAATTCAG CCGCGCCTGA